A stretch of DNA from Bactrocera neohumeralis isolate Rockhampton chromosome 6, APGP_CSIRO_Bneo_wtdbg2-racon-allhic-juicebox.fasta_v2, whole genome shotgun sequence:
TGACACCGTTTGTGGAACAGCGGGGTATGTTCCCGCTGGACCTGCACCTACTGGCTGAGCACCTGCTCCTGGCCGATATCCTGTTCCTGGTTGTAAGCCTGCTCCTGGTTGTTGTTCAGCACCTGGTTGATAACCTGCTCCTGGCAGATATCCTGTTCCTGGTTGTAATCCTGCTCCGGGTTGTTGTTCAGCTACTGGTTGATAACCTGCTCCTGGTTGATAACCTGCTACTGGCTGGTATCCTGTTCCTGGTCGTAATCCTGCTCCGGGTTGTTGTTCAGCCCCTGCTTGATAACCTGCTCCTGGCTGATATCCTACTCCTGGTTGTAAGCCTACTCCGGGTTGTTGTTCAGCTCCTGGTTGATAACCTGCTCCTGGTTGATATCCTGCTCCTGGTTGATAACCTGCTCCTGGCTGATATCCTATTCCTGGTTGTAAGCCTGCTCCGGGTTGTTGTTCAGCTCCTGGTTGATAACCTGCTCCTGGTTGATATCCTGCTCCAGGTTGATAACCTGCTCCTGGCTGATATCCTGGTCCTGGTTGTAAGCCTGCTCCTGGTTGTTGTTCAGTTCCTGGTTGATAACCTGCTCCTGGTTGATATCCTGCTCCAGGTTGATAACCTGCTCCTGGCTGATATCCTGTTCCTGGTCGTAATCCTGCTCCGGGTTGTTGTTCAGCCCCTGATTGATAACCTGCTCCTTGCTGATATCCTGTTCCTGGTTGTAAGCCTGCTCCGGGTTGTTGTTCAGCTCCTGGTTGATAACCTGCTCCTGGTTGATATCCTGTTCCTGGTTGGTAACCTGCTCCTGGCTGATATCCTGTTCCTGGTTGTAAGCCTGCACCTGGTTGTTGTCCAGATCCTGGTTGATATCCTGCTGTTGGGTGATATCCTATACCTGTGCCTACTCCGGGTTGTAGTCCAGCACCTGGTTGTGCATCTGCTCCTGGTTGAGGACTCACTTGTGGTTGGTAACCTACACCCGGTTGCAAACCTGCACCAGGTTGCAAACCTGCACCAGGTAGCAAGCTCGCTCCTGGTTGATATCCTGCACCTGGTTGTAATTGAGCACCTTGTTGATACCCTACCCCTGGTTGATAACCAGCACCAGGATGAGCTCCCGGACCGCCAATGACATCTGGGGCATAAATTCCACTAGGCCCAGATGGAATACCAGATACTCCACTTCCAGGTTGCCAATAAGATCCAGTTGGATGAGTGCTTACAACTGGTCCAGTTGGCTGACCTCGTGTAACACCACCTGTCGGGATACCAGCTTGACCAGATCCAGGAGCTTGACCGATTGGACTGGGGCCGTAGATTTGAGATCCCGAGGGAATACCAACTCCTGGAGCTTGCACACCAATTGGTTGAGGTCTGCCACCAGTTTGAATACCTGTGGTTCCTGGCGCATAACCACTTTGTGGCCTTGACCCCGTAATAGGTCCCAAACCGGGGGAATAAGCTTGACCCGAACTTAAATCTACACCTTGTTGAATACCACCACCAGGCCTTGAGCTAACCGTCGTACCTATACCAGGTCCATAAATACCACTGGGTGGTGCACCACCACCAATCCCACCTCCCGGTGGCGCAGGTTGACGGCCTGGTTGCGGTACATATAATCCACCAACCTGACCGGGTTGTAAACCGCCACCAACACTTGTGTAAGTTGGCTGTCCGGTTATTTGTGGACCACCTTGTACAAGTGCTCCAGGCCTTTGATCAGCAGCTGATCCGACCACTCCTGTCCCTGGTTGACCAGTAGGAAGGCCAGCACTGGGAGCATACGCACCTCCATGTACAACTTGGCCACCAATTTGCTGACCAGGTCTTGTAGCTCCTTCTACTCTAGGACCACCAATTTGTCCAGTACCATATCCACTACCTGGCCCCAAAGCGCCACCAGGCTGCACGCTCTCTGGTTGTCCATAAATTGCTCCAGGTCTCACAATAGCTCCTGCTTGAGGTCCTCCACCAGCTCCTGTGCCACCAGTTCCAGTTGGTTGACCGATTCCAGGTCCATAAGATGTCCCGGGTCTAGCTCCCGGCCTTATAATCGCACCTGGTTGAACACCAGCATCTGAGCCAGGAGTTGAGGGTCCAGGTCCAATGGGTTGACCACCAACACCAGGTTGTCGTCCGATACCAGCTATTCCACCAGGTCCAACGGGTTGACCACCAGTGCCAACACCATAACCGGCACCAGGTTGTCGCCCAATACCGCCAACACCTCCAGGTCCAATGGGCTGACCAGCAGTACCAACACCATAACCGGCACCAGGTTGTCGCCCAATACCGCCAACACCTCCAGGTCCAATGGGCTGACCAGCAGTACCAACGCCATAACCAGCGCCAGGCTGTCGCCCAATACCGCCCACGCCTCCAGGTCCAACAGGCTGTCCAACAGTACCAACACCATAACCGGCACCGGGCTGTTGTCCAGCAGTAGGGCCTCTTGCACCTAGACCTCCAGGGCCACTAGGCTGTACACCGCCAGGAGCCAAAACACCCCCTTGCCTCAATGTGCCAGCAGCTCCAGGACCCCCAATTGTAGTAGTACCTGCAGTGCCAGGAATGATTCTCAAGGCATCTGGCCTACCACTACCGCCAACATAAGTGAGGGGATCGGGAGAACCCGCGGGATATTCTAAATTAAATATGTGGGTATATTAACTAAGGTATCATGTACCAGTATTGTTAAACATAACTTACCATAAGTGGGACTTGATGCACAATCACTGCAATCTCCCATTGAGAATTGACTCTGTGCTTGTCCCATACCATGGCTTCCAGCTAAATTTGTAgatttaatcatttatttatgtaactatatataatttttctggaGTTCATACAAACTGTTGTTCTAGATCCGTGTTCATTAGCCTCTGCTTCAGCTTTGCCATCCTGTTCTGGTTTTCCAAAATTGAGATACTGAGATTGCGTCTGACCACGCATACTTAAAGGAGAACATAAAATGATTTacgttattttaatttatatctcGACGATGAAACTTACTATCCTCGTCCGCTTCGCTTTGATCTATCCAAATCAAGTTGATCATTATCAACCTCGTAATTCGATTCCGGCACGCTTTCATCTAATGACGCCTGAAACATAAggttaaaatgtattttaagaaCTATGCGAACACcgtcatgtatgtatatctagtaAATGTAATGCATAACTtcacttttaaaatataattaaggaCTCAATAAAGCTATGCAAGACATGGGTGGTCCCGATAgagttacttttttcaatatccttGTTTTGACaagtgagtcgtgtcaagcgtTCATGTTcattttgttcagtattgtatGACATTTCATCAAGAAAAGACTTACggctgaacaacgtttacaaatcgtttaactttattacgaaaatgcacgttctgtaaagaatgttttttgcgccttcgctcaacttataatcaacataatcggcctactgagcgtactattcgccatcttgagacccagaattcattattggataatattcggccGAACGGACGTGGTATAGTCCAgcaagcagtgaagaaaatatagcaaccgtagctgagagtgtacacgaagccCATGGTGAGTCGATTCGGCGTACATGACTGTCGGATGGAACGACTCCGCGCATttcacgtcgagatcttaaattgaaagcgtacaaaatacagcttgtgcaataattgaagccactcgaccttcTCAATCGACATCGCTACGCTTTATGGgctttattgagagaacactttggtgagcagataacttaacgttttgggccggtcgattggtcaccaagatcgtgtgatatcgcaccgttatgtatgtatatgtaaagcctaaagtctatgcagcCAATCCGCTTCTATTCAGAACTCTATagataatctgcaaaaaataaatgtcaaagaattttctttcgaatgataataatcaTTCCCCATTAAACTTGAAGCTTCTGTGTTTTTCATTAAAACAGTAGGAACCTCGAGATAGATCATCCTTTATTAAATTCGTGTATTACTACTTTGAAGTACGTTTTGAAAATAGGAAACATTTAAAGATCCTCATTTTTGTGTTGACCAAAATAACTAGCTCTCTTTTATGTTAGGGGAAATCCTTTTCACTTGTACGTGGATTTGTTTCTAATACCTGGATTCATTACCACATTAAAGCAGCTTAATGGGAAATTGAGAGACTCCAATTCCaattcaaaacaagtaaggaagggctaagttcgggtgtcaccgaacattttatactctcgcatgataaagtgataatcgagatttcattatacgtcatttacatatttttcaaataccgtattttttaaagttttattccgctatcatcattggttcctaatgtatatactcgtattatacagaaaaggcatcagatggaattcaaaatagcgttatattggaagaaggcgtggttatgaaccgatttcacccatatttcgcacatgtcatcagggtgttaagaaaatattatataccgaatttcattgaaatcggtctagtagttcctgagatatggtttttggtccataagtgggcgagaccacgcccattttcaatttttaaaaaaagcctgggtgcagcttccttctgcaatttcttccgtaaaatttagtgtttctgacgttttttgttagtcggttaacgcacttttagtgattttcaacataaccttttatgggaggtgggcgtggttattatccgatttcttccatttttgaactgtatatgggaatgcctaaagaaaacgactctgtagagtttggttgacatagctatagtagtttccgagatatgtacaaaaaacttagtagggggtggggccacacccacttttccaaaaaaaattgcgtccaaatatgcccctccctaatgcgattctttgtgccaaatttcactttaatatctttatttatggcttagttatgacactttatagcttttcggtttccgccattttgtgggcgtggcagttggccgattttgcccatcgtcgaacttaaccttcttatggagccaaggaatacgtataccaagtttcatcatgtctcaatttttactcaagttacagcttgcacggacggacggacagacggacggacggacagacagacatccggatttcgactctactcgtcgccctgatcactttggtatacataaccctatatctgactcttttagttttaggacttacaaacaaccgttatgtgaacaaaactataacactctccttagcaacattgttgcgagagtataaaaaatgaatatttcgCAACAAAAACTTtactgaattaattaaattaaataattatgttttgttaacataattacaaacaattatttttctgtttttttgtcaAGAAGACATCAAATGTAGTTTGCGTTTGtcttttgtgttatttttaaagttgttgATATGTGGCTGAAGCATCTATATCAAACTGTCTTTTTTAAACTCCTGTCCTAACTTTCAATAAATTGGTCCAAATTTCAAAGttcgaagtttttaacacccagaaggaagcgttggaggccctataaagtataaatataaatgatcagtatgttgagcttagtcgatttagccatgttcgtctgtctgtatatatacgaactagtccctctgtttttaagatatcgttttgaaattttgcaaacgtcattttctcttcaagaagctgctcatttgtcggaactgccgatatcggaccactataacatatagctgccatacaaactgaacgatcggaatcaagttcttgtatagaaaacttttacatttgacaatgtatcttcacaaaagttggcacaggttattttctaagtcaacaatgtaatctcgaagaaaattgttcagatcggctaactatagcatatagctgccatacaaactgaatgatcgaaatcaaatgcttgcatgggaaacctcctcatttgacgatatatcttcacgaaatttggtatgagttattgttcataggaataatattatatcgaaagaaattgttcagatcggcttgctatagcatatagctgtcatacaaaccgaacgatcggaatcaagggcttgtatggaaaactttcgcattttatgtggtatcttcacgaaatttgtcatgaaTTACTGCTtcaggtaataatataatctccgcaaaaattgttcaaattgcttccatgcaaactgaacacatagttactcaacgaaatgcacctgtgaagggtatattagcttcggtgcagccgaagttaaagttttttcttgtttgaattAATGTGTGTATGGAATCGCAATTTAGGGGTATCCACGATTTGAAATAAAAGAGCACAAATCAGTAATCAAAGTCCGGCTATACCTATAACTAAATCTAGTGTGTGCCGAGGTCACAATATCTGGAAATTTGAAATGGTGAATTTAAATATAGAACAACTAGGTGTGGTAATATCAGTAATTTAgtaataaaacagaaatttataaaaagcaacTATGACagcaatattttagaaattgaaaGAATATAAAAACTTATATAAGCAAACTTTTAGTGGGATCTCCTGTTTTTTCAGACATTGAGTACTTTTTTCAGATTTCAACTTTATGATTGTGACACTCGCAAATAACGTCAATAAAACTAGTTTAAAATTCGATGTGAAGGggctttttacaaaaattgtgaGGTTAGTAGTATTGACTTGACAGTTAAGTCAAAATAATGATGTATGAATGAGCGTTGACCGCCGCACATAGGTTTCTTAGTGCATACTGCGGCTAAAAATATAAGGAGTTGTCGCAGGACAATGACATTTGGTACATCATTGTTTTGGAttccaatcaagaaaaaaatgaaaaaaatcaaaatcacgcccccttttttacgcccacctcccatataaggtgaaacttaatttttgacctacagcactgatttttggtacatagcatttttatgacattatatatgttggtgttaaatgaccacctcccatacaaactaaattctcttttatcgaatcttcgtgacattctaattttttaaattttatttagtagtAGAAAAATGTTTAGTACGGACGAAGACATTAATAAGTGATGCAACACATCTTGTTAGTGGATAAGTCCAATTCTTCTGGAATGATACAATACAtccttgttatatatatattgcatacttttgggcggtaACATGCCATTTTAGAGTaactcattgtttttttcaaggggggcaatttggggcagctcaattttttttatcgtttagcTGGCTTTAATTCGGTATATGTATGTCGACAGCGGTAGACAGCGCTAAAAAGATACCACTTTGaagaacattgaaattttgaagtccaaattatgttgttccacaatattttttatgcattatttttttcaatggattttaatgcaaatttttttctttgatacatattataaatgaaaaataattttagttgaattttgttttattgtatcaatgatttgacttttgagtaaattttttgctaattttgattTCTCCACTCACCAAGAGCAGTTCTGGACAAAAAACTAATGCAAAGAATAATACTTTGGTAAAATAAAGATAGTTGGTAAcaaactgtgaaattttcattcaaatcaaacggccatttttgaatttcagccacGGAAATCCCAATGTGCGCCGTTCGAATTTTTAGGACCATCTGCATCGATAGTGAAAGTATCGCAAACAACTGAAATCGGACAGAAACTCGCAATTTAAGTGCAAACAATATACTTGGAGATTCTACAAATACTTCACTTatgcttttaaaatttagtatCATATTAAGCATATTTTCCTCATAAgagaaaaatcaataaatagttgtttataaaattttttgggtatttcacgaaattatataaatttttttggggttctATAATTTCACAATACATCATGCACGCCgaagttaaaaatatgtaaagtgttTTCACTCAGTATCCATTTAACTATGTCAACCAAGGTCGGTAGAAACATTTCGTTTAACTTGTTATGCCAcagtgtaaaaataaataaatggttaTGCTCTCAACTACTTTATCTTATTTGGTtcataaaatgtgaaataaatttttatgatagtttgaaattgttaaaaagcAGAAGTTATTGTGGCTTCTATTTTCCTTATAACGAATGCTATTAGCTTCGAAAGTCATTAGCTTATTTTCACCTGAAACCTTTCttcttaaattaattgaaatcggTGCACAATTTTTCTAGATTCCATATACTAAATGTGAGATatctaaatgaaattaaatgacaTGTCTCCATGACCGCTCTGTGATTCAATACTACAGTTATTATGTTATACTTTTACTAAATACAGTTTTTTCTTCCAGTTCGTCCAGTTgatcttatgtatgtatatatatccaGTAAATTTTATGTAGTCTAATAGAATTAAATCGATGTTTTCTAGGGcatgttttaatttattcagaAATCGTTGCAGATTTTCATATAGTCCCCTTTAGCCAATATAAAcaatttcgaacttccggttgctttgtaccgcatatactgtttccaaaaaataaggtgacatttgaatttaaactgcgcgcgtcaaaggatttggagaattatttttttttaggttggcaGTACTGTCAGtaacatttatgtcaaatttcatgtcaaaatattgattagtgtttgagatacgtgtcgtaaaagtgagtttttcgttttttgcgatgtcgaaatttgttgagcaaagaatttgcattaaattttgtttacggaatcaattttctgctgcggatacgttgaggatgatgcagaaagcctttggtgatgaggctatgtctaaaaaaaattgtttacaagtggtatagtgagttccaagccggccgtgaacgtgtcgaagacgaagagcgtccagggcgaccatcaacctcaaccgacgaagctcacgttcaacaaatcaaagatttggtgtggaaaaaccgtcgattaacaattagagaccttgctgatgaagttggcatatcgaaaggctcagccaataccattttgaaggatattttgggcctcaagcgcgtcaaatctcgactggtaccgaaaacattgaattttttggaaaaaaggcgtcgcgttgaagtgtgtgaaacgatgctttccgactaccagggtgtcatgaaacgcattataactggcgatgagacttggatctatgcttacgatcccgaaacaaccgatcaatcgagcgaatatcgtgccaaaagagagccgagaccaaaaaaatcgcgccaaagtcgctcaaaaatcaaggtcatgttgactgttttcttcgattatcgtggtgttgtgcattatgaattccttccaatcggtcaaacagtcaacaaggaatattatttgaacgttatgcgtcgtttgcgtaacgctatccgcctaaaaaggccggaattgtggaaagacaattcttggtttttacaccacgataatgcaccatcccatactgccctcgtaattcgtgatcaaaAAACTCAACTCATATCGTTCcgcacctgatctggcgccgagcgatttctggctattcaccaagctcaaaagaccgctccggggacaccgtttttatacgatagaggagattcaagccacagcgaagacggaactgcaGGCCATCCCGGCAAGTGaatacaaccagtgtttcgaagattggaaaacccgttggcataagtgctttgcatcgggaggggattactttgaaggggattgaattgatttggaagaataaataaggaattttcaaaataaatactatgccaccttattttttggcattgtatcggccaatatgtgcgttatctcaatgaaaattagagAGCGTGTCTTCTCATAATGTtgtatatttgtgcctaaaattaaTACGATTTGGTGAGAACTTAACCTAGCCTTAACTTAACCtaggtatcttaatgaaacccagcCCAGAAACTGGACGATACtacccccaactcccatatgctacataaaacaattttcgttttctAACAAGTTTTTTgccgaataaaaaaataaacaccaAAAAATTTTCTCGAGTATATCTGAGTTatcaaaattaatgcaatcagcTCATCTCTTACTCTGTCCCCAAAATACCCCATAAAATGATTACGGTCTTGCCACCGGTATTTAAACTGTTCGGTTTGGCCAAAGTGTGTTATATTTCAATGAAACTAAATTAAcaagttttctcaaaaattatgtGGTTTAGCGCTGAATTAGAATGAAattggtatgtatgtacctcatatccctaatataaTGATATCCTCTGGTTAATGTTTTCCACATCAACTCAATATACTAAATTTAGACTTTTCGGTCGAGTTGATATGACACATCTCACATTTGAAGacgtttttacataaatttagctaacaatttcattaaataatagaTGATTGATTCTTTCGCAATattttaatactcttgcaacatgttgctgcagaaTATGGAAGTTTTGTTCACCGAACAGTTGTTCGTATCACATataactaatcgagatagatatagagttatatacatataatgatttgtcaaaaaagtcttgcggtatttttattgaattttttttttctttattgaaatttaaatgaatttttgatgaatcatgcccagctcttgaccgatgctacgaatgctactatgccggtctctttcgaccaattcagcgattttatcgcaattttcgacgacaggccttccggagcgtggcgcatcttcgaccacctctacaccagaacgaaaacgttgaaaccatcgttgtgcggtggaaatggaaactgtatcgggtccataaactgcataaattttattggcggcttgagatgcatttttgcctttatcgtagtagtactgtaaaatatgctgtattttctctttattttgctccatgtttgcgacggtataactcacgaacgacttagaAGAAACGACAaccaatcaaacacgtgttagcgcgtgaaatgagctttccaaaaagatatagcatgacccgatgcgacgaataaaactagaactacgcgctttcagcgccaactagcgaaaataccgcaagactattttgacaacctaatatataagtgatcaggatgacgagaaaagttgaaatccgggtgactgtctgtctgtcggcCGTACGTCCGTGCAagcgtaatcgaaccactgccacgcctacaaaacgccattaaccgaaaacctattaaGGCCCATAAGGAAGCACTAAATTGAGATATAATATGGTACAGGGGATCCCAGTAGCgggcaaaaatttttgaaaaagtgggtgtggcaccgccctctaataagtttaatgtacatatctactcAGCTACTACAACGAAATGTGCTTTTCGCAAATATTATACGAGCTCTTTCCGGCAGtgtaaaaatagatgaaatcggaagataacacTGTTCACTCTCCATATAAAGGTTCGGTTAAAAACtgaatcaataaataaaattaataactcctttaaagtatgccaccttatgaccaaaaacttCGCAAATGTAAACTCCAGTatgtagttgacttttgactgaaactatcggtcaatgtatgggattataattgaaattcagagagaaacctttcctgatagtagtcTGCATGTAGGCTAAAAATGTGTTGATTCGGgtaaatacttcccttagcctcTCTAAATATGTGAGTTACCTTAATTAAATTGAGAGAGAGGGTTTTTCTTTTAACGGTACATTTTTGTGCTTAGCGTGAATAAAATTGGGTGAAATCTCGCTCTAGATCATATATAACTAACAAGTCTTATCAACCTGAGAGTACTTCCCTAGCTTTGAccctggcaagttgcaagagtatgatcTGTTCGCTTACACCcgaaattatttcttatttgtttaaaagaaagttttgccaacacctgAAGGTATTATATTTCACCGGATTTGATATTTGCAAGATTGCAAGAGATACATATGTTCGGTTACTCCTGAACTTtg
This window harbors:
- the LOC126761495 gene encoding fibroin heavy chain isoform X15, with protein sequence MLPIRWAFVGIALLIAATNGATIASLDESVPESNYEVDNDQLDLDRSKRSGRGYMRGQTQSQYLNFGKPEQDGKAEAEANEHGSRTTVSGSHGMGQAQSQFSMGDCSDCASSPTYEYPAGSPDPLTYVGGSGRPDALRIIPGTAGTTTIGGPGAAGTLRQGGVLAPGGVQPSGPGGLGARGPTAGQQPGAGYGVGTVGQPVGPGGVGGIGRQPGAGYGVGTAGQPIGPGGVGGIGRQPGAGYGVGTAGQPIGPGGVGGIGRQPGAGYGVGTGGQPVGPGGIAGIGRQPGVGGQPIGPGPSTPGSDAGVQPGAIIRPGARPGTSYGPGIGQPTGTGGTGAGGGPQAGAIVRPGAIYGQPESVQPGGALGPGSGYGTGQIGGPRVEGATRPGQQIGGQVVHGGAYAPSAGLPTGQPGTGVVGSAADQRPGALVQGGPQITGQPTYTSVGGGLQPGQVGGLYVPQPGRQPAPPGGGIGGGAPPSGIYGPGIGTTVSSRPGGGIQQGVDLSSGQAYSPGLGPITGSRPQSGYAPGTTGIQTGGRPQPIGVQAPGVGIPSGSQIYGPSPIGQAPGSGQAGIPTGGVTRGQPTGPVVSTHPTGSYWQPGSGVSGIPSGPSGIYAPDVIGGPGAHPGAGYQPGVGYQQGAQLQPGAGYQPGASLLPGAGLQPGAGLQPGVGYQPQVSPQPGADAQPGAGLQPGVGTGIGYHPTAGYQPGSGQQPGAGLQPGTGYQPGAGYQSGAEQQPGAGLRPGTGYQPGAGYQPGAGYQPGAGYQPGTEQQPGAGLQPGPGYQPGAGYQPGAGYQPGAGYQPGAEQQPGAGLQPGIGYQPGAGYQPGAGYQPGAGYQPGAEQQPGVGLQPGVGYQPGAGYQAGAEQQPGAGLRPGTGYQPVAGYQPGAGYQPVAEQQPGAGLQPGTGYLPGAGYQPGAEQQPGAGLQPGTGYRPGAGAQPVGAGPAGTYPAVPQTVSTYGQVGGDGSGAQQGDIYGPGTLPGSGTFGPLGIPGTGATGVGGIGGAGVLPGGVSVGPSALAYPGAAVPGAGALGEYKEEGPGNLITASGAGGADDAFSQAESSISEGQAAASAQGKKNGGTAKTQVSGTYSATGTFSASASTSDSDRSANAQVSGNSDGAMSQSQGQGGAAQSQAQVQVNSKDGGTKASSQSGGVIHQSQSEVQANDKGGLADSQSSGPGQTSSQAQIGFRPNQDGSAPPTTGGGQASAQSGSHSGQSQSQIQGTSKFGVSYHGAAQSASGTKEQVASYREQNRELFHSISQFGNSDAVTDRVDTVYSGPSGTALTADGNALPDLELKSSKSVKEIVNANKVTDEDSTLNEDEEEEPYDEYDDEDEYYNENSKLDSQTGNKPESQSQYRTYTQNSPTQSQQAAVPNSPDKYLLVQNQNGRVQKYPFRSTTEMVPRGFRGTVNVEKKFHTKAVKSQPTDNDLDSAEEPATPTKHRTPDSYVTVTKSITGSMDNTKNPPQENKNFQSTYYTKSSTCGYFTFSCNIVYGANGRSKICRPKAPANGKC
- the LOC126761495 gene encoding fibroin heavy chain isoform X44 produces the protein MLPIRWAFVGIALLIAATNGATIASLDESVPESNYEVDNDQLDLDRSKRSGRGYMRGQTQSQYLNFGKPEQDGKAEAEANEHGSRTTVSGSHGMGQAQSQFSMGDCSDCASSPTYEYPAGSPDPLTYVGGSGRPDALRIIPGTAGTTTIGGPGAAGTLRQGGVLAPGGVQPSGPGGLGARGPTAGQQPGAGYGVGTVGQPVGPGGVGGIGRQPGAGYGVGTAGQPIGPGGVGGIGRQPGAGYGVGTAGQPIGPGGVGGIGRQPGAGYGVGTGGQPVGPGGIAGIGRQPGVGGQPIGPGPSTPGSDAGVQPGAIIRPGARPGTSYGPGIGQPTGTGGTGAGGGPQAGAIVRPGAIYGQPESVQPGGALGPGSGYGTGQIGGPRVEGATRPGQQIGGQVVHGGAYAPSAGLPTGQPGTGVVGSAADQRPGALVQGGPQITGQPTYTSVGGGLQPGQVGGLYVPQPGRQPAPPGGGIGGGAPPSGIYGPGIGTTVSSRPGGGIQQGVDLSSGQAYSPGLGPITGSRPQSGYAPGTTGIQTGGRPQPIGVQAPGVGIPSGSQIYGPSPIGQAPGSGQAGIPTGGVTRGQPTGPVVSTHPTGSYWQPGSGVSGIPSGPSGIYAPDVIGGPGAHPGAGYQPGVGYQQGAQLQPGAGYQPGASLLPGAGLQPGAGLQPGVGYQPQVSPQPGADAQPGAGLQPGVGTGIGYHPTAGYQPGSGQQPGAGLQPGTGYQPGAGYQPGTGYQPGAGYQPGAEQQPGAGLQPGTGYQQGAGYQPGAEQQPGVGLQPGVGYQPGAGYQAGAEQQPGAGLRPGTGYQPVAGYQPGAGYQPVAEQQPGAGLQPGTGYLPGAGYQPGAEQQPGAGLQPGTGYRPGAGAQPVGAGPAGTYPAVPQTVSTYGQVGGDGSGAQQGDIYGPGTLPGSGTFGPLGIPGTGATGVGGIGGAGVLPGGVSVGPSALAYPGAAVPGAGALGEYKEEGPGNLITASGAGGADDAFSQAESSISEGQAAASAQGKKNGGTAKTQVSGTYSATGTFSASASTSDSDRSANAQVSGNSDGAMSQSQGQGGAAQSQAQVQVNSKDGGTKASSQSGGVIHQSQSEVQANDKGGLADSQSSGPGQTSSQAQIGFRPNQDGSAPPTTGGGQASAQSGSHSGQSQSQIQGTSKFGVSYHGAAQSASGTKEQVASYREQNRELFHSISQFGNSDAVTDRVDTVYSGPSGTALTADGNALPDLELKSSKSVKEIVNANKVTDEDSTLNEDEEEEPYDEYDDEDEYYNENSKLDSQTGNKPESQSQYRTYTQNSPTQSQQAAVPNSPDKYLLVQNQNGRVQKYPFRSTTEMVPRGFRGTVNVEKKFHTKAVKSQPTDNDLDSAEEPATPTKHRTPDSYVTVTKSITGSMDNTKNPPQENKNFQSTYYTKSSTCGYFTFSCNIVYGANGRSKICRPKAPANGKC